One segment of Onychomys torridus chromosome 3, mOncTor1.1, whole genome shotgun sequence DNA contains the following:
- the Mogs gene encoding mannosyl-oligosaccharide glucosidase gives MARGERRRRAAAAEGARPLERARGAGRRDGRASGAGGARGSAGGAALAVVVLALAFGLSGRWVMAWLRVRRALTLHPAPPALPPDSSSPAVAPELFWGTYRPHVYFGMKTRSPKPLLTGLMWAQQGATPGTPPKLRHTCEQGDGVGPYGWEFHDGLSFGRQHIRDGALRLTTEFVKRPGGQHGGDWSWRVTVEPQASGSSSLPLVSLFFYVVTDGQEALLPEIGAKGQLKFISGHTSELGDFRLTLLPPTSPGDTVPKHGSYNVFWSSNPGLPLLTDMVKSRLNSWFQHRPPGASPERYLGLPGSLKLEERGPSGQGQFLIQQVTLKVPFSVEFMFESGSARAGGNQAPGQLLGNQLTQALESHAAAFQERFERTFRLKEKGLSPEEQALGQVALSGLLGGIGYFYGQGLVLPDTGIEGSEQKVDPALFPPVPLFSGVPSRSFFPRGFLWDEGFHQLVVQRWDPHLTREVLGHWLGLLNADGWIGREQILGDEARSRVPPEFLVQRAAHANPPTLLLPVLQMLEGGDPDDLAFLRKAFPRLHAWFSWLHQSQAGPVPLSYRWRGRDLALPTLLNPKTLPSGLDDYPRASHPSAAERHLDLRCWVALGARVLSRLAEQLGETEAAAELGPLAASLEEPRSLEELHWAPELGVFADFGNHTKAVQLKSRPPQGLVRVVGRPPPQLQYVDAVGYVSLFPFLLQLLDPSSPRLGPLLDILADSRHLWSPFGLRSLSASSLFYRQRNSEHDPPYWRGAVWLNINYLALGALHHYGRVQGPHRVQAAKLYHELRANVVSNIWRQYQATGFLWEQYSDQDGHGMGCRPFQGWTSLVLLVMAEEY, from the exons ATGGCCCGAGGCGAGAGGCGACGGCGCGCCGCAGCTGCAGAGGGGGCGCGGCCGCTGGAGAGGGCGCGGGGCGCTGGGCGGCGGGACGGCAGAGCGAGCGGGGCCGGCGGGGCGCGCGGCTCGGCTGGCGGCGCGGCCCTGGCCGTGGTGGTGCTGGCGCTGGCCTTCGGTCTGTCGGGGCGCTGGGTGATGGCATGGCTCCGTGTGCGTCGCGCGCTCACACTGCACCCCGCGCCGCCCGCGCTGCCCCCCGACTCCTCCAGTCCCGCCGTGGCCCCGGAACTCTTCTGGGGCACCTACCGTCCACACGTCTATTTCGGCATGAAGACCCGCAGCCCCAAACCACTGCTGACAG GACTGATGTGGGCGCAGCAGGGCGCCACCCCGGGGACCCCTCCTAAACTCAGGCACACGTGTGAACAGGGAGACGGCGTGGGTCCCTATGGCTGGGAGTTCCACGATGGCCTCTCCTTCGGCCGGCAGCATATCAGAGATGGGGCCTTAAGGCTCACCACAGAGTTCGTCAAGAGGCCTGGGGGTCAGCATGGAGGGGATTGGAGCTGGAGAGTGACGGTAGAGCCTCAG GCCTCAGGTTCGTCTTCCCTCCCTTTGGTGTCCCTGTTCTTCTACGTGGTAACAGATGGCCAGGAAGCCCTGCTACCAGAGATTGGAGCCAAAGGACAGTTGAAGTTCATCAGTGGGCACACCAGTGAACTTGGTGACTTCCGCCTTACACTTCTGCCACCGACCAGTCCAGGAGACACCGTCCCTAAGCATGGCAG CTACAATGTCTTCTGGTCCTCCAACCCAGGGCTGCCACTGCTCACAGATATGGTCAAGAGCCGTCTAAACAGCTGGTTTCAGCACCGGCCCCCAGGGGCCTCTCCGGAACGCTACCTTGGCTTGCCTGGATCTCTGAAGTTGGAGGAGAGAGGCCCTAGTGGGCAAGGACAGTTCTTGATACAGCAGGTGACactcaaagttcctttctctgtggagTTCATGTTTGAGTCTGGCAGTGCCCGGGCAGGAGGCAACCAAGCCCCTGGGCAGTTGCTAGGCAACCAGCTGACCCAAGCCCTGGAGAGCCATGCTGCAGCTTTCCAAGAGCGTTTTGAAAGGACCTTCCGGTTAAAGGAGAAGGGCCTGAGCCCCGAGGAGCAGGCTCTGGGTCAGGTTGCCCTCAGTGGCCTTCTTGGCGGGATTGGCTATTTCTATGGACAGGGTTTGGTGTTGCCAGATACTGGCATAGAAGGGTCTGAGCAGAAAGTAGACCCTGCTCTATTCCCACCTGTTCCCCTTTTCTCTGGAGTGCCTTCCCGGTCATTCTTCCCACGAGGCTTCCTTTGGGATGAAGGCTTTCACCAGCTCGTGGTCCAGCGATGGGATCCCCACCTGACCCGCGAGGTCCTGGGCCACTGGCTGGGGCTGCTCAATGCTGATGGCTGGATCGGGCGGGAACAGATACTAGGGGATGAGGCCCGATCCCGAGTGCCCCCAGAATTCCTAGTGCAGCGTGCAGCCCATGCTAACCCCCCAACCCTGCTCTTGCCAGTACTGCAGATGTTAGAAGGCGGTGACCCTGATGACCTGGCCTTCCTCCGAAAGGCTTTCCCCCGCCTGCATGCTTGGTTCTCCTGGCTCCATCAAAGTCAGGCAGGGCCAGTGCCACTGTCGTACCGCTGGCGAGGCAGGGACCTGGCTTTACCTACCCTACTCAATCCCAAAACACTGCCCTCAGGCCTGGATGACTATCCCAGAGCATCACACCCTTCTGCAGCAGAGCGGCACCTGGACCTGCGATGCTGGGTGGCACTGGGAGCCCGGGTGCTGTCACGGCTTGCAGAACagcttggggaaactgaggctgctgcagagctgggccCACTGGCTGCCTCCCTGGAAGAACCCAGGAGCCTGGAAGAGCTGCACTGGGCTCCTGAACTGGGAGTCTTTGCTGACTTTGGGAACCACACAAAGGCAGTACAGCTCAAGTCCAGGCCTCCTCAGGGGCTGGTTAGGGTGGTAGGCCGGCCTCCGCCTCAGTTGCAGTATGTGGATGCCGTGGGCTATGTCTCTCTTTTCCCcttcctgctgcagctgctggaCCCCAGCTCGCCCCGCCTGGGGCCCCTGCTGGACATTCTAGCTGACAGCCGCCATCTCTGGAGCCCCTTTGGGTTGCGCTCCCTTTCAGCCTCCAGCCTCTTTTATAGACAGCGTAATTCTGAGCATGACCCCCCTTACTGGCGGGGTGCCGTGTGGCTGAATATCAACTACCTAGCTTTGGGGGCACTCCACCACTATGGGCGTGTGCAGGGTCCCCACAGGGTTCAGGCTGCCAAGCTCTACCATGAACTCCGTGCCAATGTAGTGAGCAACATATGGCGGCAATACCAAGCTACAGGGTTTCTGTGGGAACAGTACAGTGACCAGGATGGACACGGCATGGGCTGCCGCCCCTTCCAGGGGTGGACAAGCCTTGTCTTACTGGTCATGGCTGAAGAGTACTGA